The Pseudomonas fluorescens genome includes a window with the following:
- a CDS encoding alpha-ketoacid dehydrogenase subunit beta — translation MARKISYQQAINEALAQEMRRDSSVFIMGEDVAGGAGAPGENDAWGGVLGVTKGLYDQFPGRVLDTPLSEIGYVGAAVGAATCGVRPVCELMFVDFAGCCLDQILNQAAKFRYMFGGKASTPLVIRTMVGAGLRAAAQHSQMLTSLWTHIPGLKVVCPSSPYDAKGLLIQAIRDNDPVIFCEHKLLYSMQGEVPEELYTIPFGEANFLRDGKDVTLVSYGRTVNTAMDAARSLAGRGIDCEVIDLRTTSPLDEDSILESVEKTGRLVVIDEANPRCSMATDISALVAQKAFGALKAPIEMVTAPHTPVPFSDSLEDLYIPDAAKIEQAVLNVIEWSKR, via the coding sequence ATGGCGAGAAAAATCAGCTATCAGCAGGCAATCAACGAGGCCCTGGCCCAGGAAATGCGCCGCGACTCCAGCGTCTTCATCATGGGTGAGGACGTGGCCGGTGGCGCCGGCGCACCCGGTGAAAACGACGCCTGGGGCGGCGTGCTCGGCGTTACCAAGGGGCTTTACGACCAGTTCCCCGGACGCGTGCTGGACACGCCGCTGTCGGAAATCGGTTACGTCGGCGCGGCGGTCGGGGCCGCCACCTGCGGCGTGCGCCCGGTGTGCGAACTGATGTTCGTCGACTTTGCCGGTTGCTGCCTGGACCAGATCCTCAACCAGGCGGCGAAGTTTCGCTACATGTTCGGCGGCAAGGCCTCCACGCCCCTGGTGATCCGCACCATGGTTGGCGCCGGCCTGCGCGCCGCCGCCCAGCATTCGCAGATGCTCACGTCCTTGTGGACGCACATTCCGGGACTGAAAGTAGTGTGCCCATCGTCGCCTTACGACGCCAAGGGCCTGCTGATCCAGGCGATCCGTGACAACGACCCGGTGATCTTCTGCGAGCACAAATTGCTCTACAGCATGCAGGGCGAGGTGCCGGAAGAGCTCTACACCATCCCCTTTGGCGAGGCCAATTTCCTGCGCGACGGCAAGGACGTGACCCTCGTGTCCTACGGGCGCACCGTCAACACCGCCATGGACGCGGCGCGGAGCCTGGCCGGGCGTGGCATCGACTGCGAAGTCATCGATCTACGCACCACCAGCCCGCTGGACGAGGACAGCATCCTCGAAAGTGTCGAGAAGACCGGGCGCCTGGTGGTGATCGATGAGGCCAACCCACGCTGTTCCATGGCCACCGATATTTCGGCGCTGGTGGCGCAGAAAGCCTTTGGCGCGCTCAAGGCGCCGATTGAAATGGTCACCGCGCCGCACACCCCGGTGCCGTTCTCCGATTCGCTGGAAGACCTGTACATCCCTGACGCGGCGAAGATCGAACAAGCCGTGCTCAACGTGATCGAGTGGAGCAAGCGCTGA
- a CDS encoding aconitase X, protein MPSTPVRVKGRSLVEGAAQGALLFAEVGLSFWGGVDPASGEVIDRHHPLSGQRLAGRVLAIPSGRGSCTGSSVLMELISNGHAPAALVLAEADEILTLGVLVAQVIFQRSLPVLCVGHEAFNGLRGQGFVRLEGDVLTLSGRPPNDGWQGSDAAPQPSTFSTLELNEQDRALLDGTHGKAAQVAMQIVLRMAEIQGATQLLDVTQAHIDGCIYTGPASLRFAEQLVQWGAKVRVPTTLNSISVDQRRWRELGVDPALGEPASALGDAYMAMGAQLSFTCAPYLLDTAPKAGEQIVWAESNAVVYANSVLGARTQKYPDFLDICIALCGRAPFTGCHLDDPRKARLIVDVPALGHVDDSFYPLLGYHIGGLAGRRIPLIRGLEHAAPTLDDLKAFGAAFATTSAAPLFHIAGVTPEALDPADVLQRDVTLAQESVDAAGLLASWRELNSARDNWVDVVSLGNPHFSLSEFATLATLCAGRVKHPYVVLAITCGRAVLEQARKAGYLTAIEAFGAVLVTDTCWCMLGEPVIPPHATTLMTNSGKYAHYAPGLVGRGVHFAALAECVEAACTAATAGQPPTWLQPTRTGSQPHV, encoded by the coding sequence ATGCCAAGCACGCCTGTCCGTGTGAAAGGCCGCAGCCTGGTGGAGGGTGCCGCCCAGGGCGCCCTGCTGTTCGCCGAGGTGGGGCTGAGTTTCTGGGGCGGGGTCGATCCGGCCAGCGGCGAAGTCATCGATCGCCACCATCCCTTGAGTGGTCAGCGCCTGGCGGGGCGCGTGCTGGCGATCCCCAGCGGACGCGGCTCCTGCACCGGCAGCAGCGTCTTGATGGAGCTGATCAGCAACGGCCACGCACCCGCGGCCCTGGTGCTCGCCGAAGCCGATGAAATCCTGACCCTGGGCGTGCTGGTGGCGCAGGTGATTTTCCAACGCTCGCTGCCGGTGCTGTGCGTGGGGCATGAGGCCTTCAATGGGCTGCGCGGCCAGGGTTTCGTGCGCCTGGAAGGCGACGTCCTGACACTGTCTGGCCGGCCCCCAAACGACGGTTGGCAAGGTTCCGACGCAGCGCCGCAGCCGTCCACTTTCTCAACCCTGGAGCTGAACGAACAGGACCGGGCGTTGCTCGACGGCACCCACGGCAAGGCTGCCCAAGTGGCGATGCAGATCGTGCTGCGCATGGCCGAGATCCAGGGCGCCACGCAACTGCTGGACGTCACCCAGGCCCACATCGACGGCTGCATCTACACAGGTCCAGCCAGCCTGCGCTTTGCCGAGCAACTGGTGCAGTGGGGGGCAAAGGTTCGCGTCCCCACCACGCTCAACTCCATCTCCGTGGACCAGCGGCGCTGGCGGGAACTGGGTGTCGATCCGGCCTTGGGCGAGCCGGCCAGTGCCTTGGGCGATGCCTACATGGCGATGGGCGCGCAACTGAGTTTCACCTGCGCCCCCTACCTGCTGGACACCGCGCCAAAGGCCGGCGAACAAATCGTCTGGGCTGAATCCAACGCCGTGGTCTACGCCAACAGCGTGCTGGGCGCGCGTACGCAGAAGTACCCGGACTTTCTCGATATCTGCATTGCCCTGTGCGGGCGAGCGCCGTTTACCGGCTGCCATCTCGACGACCCGCGCAAGGCCCGGCTGATCGTCGACGTGCCGGCGCTGGGTCACGTCGATGACAGTTTCTATCCGCTGCTGGGCTATCACATCGGCGGCCTGGCAGGCCGGCGCATTCCGTTGATACGTGGCCTGGAACACGCCGCGCCCACCCTGGACGACCTCAAGGCCTTTGGCGCCGCGTTCGCCACAACCAGCGCTGCGCCGCTGTTCCACATCGCCGGGGTGACGCCCGAAGCCCTCGATCCGGCCGATGTCCTGCAGCGCGACGTCACCTTGGCGCAGGAAAGCGTCGATGCCGCAGGCCTGCTTGCCAGTTGGCGTGAGCTCAACAGCGCCCGGGACAACTGGGTGGACGTAGTGTCCCTGGGCAATCCGCATTTCTCCCTCAGTGAATTCGCCACCCTCGCGACCTTGTGCGCCGGTCGGGTCAAGCATCCGTATGTGGTGCTGGCGATCACCTGCGGTCGGGCGGTGCTGGAGCAGGCCCGTAAAGCCGGGTATCTGACCGCCATCGAGGCCTTCGGCGCGGTGCTGGTGACCGACACCTGTTGGTGCATGTTGGGTGAGCCGGTGATCCCGCCCCACGCCACCACGCTGATGACCAACTCCGGTAAATACGCCCACTACGCACCCGGCCTGGTCGGTCGCGGCGTGCACTTTGCCGCCCTTGCCGAATGCGTCGAGGCCGCGTGTACCGCCGCCACCGCCGGCCAGCCGCCGACGTGGCTGCAACCCACCCGCACCGGGAGCCAGCCCCATGTTTGA
- a CDS encoding trans-3-hydroxy-L-proline dehydratase, with translation MRSSKIIHVVSCHAEGEVGDVIVGGVAPPPGATVWEQSRWIAQDQTLRNFVLNEPRGGVFRHVNLLVPAKDPRAQMAWIIMEPADTPPMSGSNSLCVATVLLDSGILPMTEPQTRLVLEAPGGLIEAVADCRDGKVQRVEIKNVPSFADRLDAWIEVEGLGSLQVDTAYGGDSFVIVDAQRLGFAIRPDEAAELVAVGLKITRAANEQLGFVHPLNPDWSHISFCQIAAPIVQENGIATGANAVVIQPGKIDRSPTGTGCSARMAVLHAKGLMQVGERFIGRSIIGSEFHCRIDSLTDVAGRPAIYPCIAGRAWITGTHQLLLDPADPWPQGYRLSDTWPGA, from the coding sequence ATGCGCTCATCAAAAATCATCCATGTAGTCAGTTGCCACGCCGAAGGCGAAGTCGGCGATGTGATCGTCGGCGGCGTCGCCCCACCACCCGGCGCCACCGTGTGGGAACAGTCACGCTGGATCGCCCAGGACCAGACCCTGCGCAACTTTGTCCTCAACGAACCCCGTGGCGGCGTGTTCCGTCACGTCAACCTGCTGGTGCCAGCCAAGGACCCGCGGGCGCAAATGGCCTGGATCATCATGGAACCGGCCGACACGCCGCCGATGTCCGGCTCCAACTCGCTGTGCGTCGCCACCGTGCTGCTGGACAGCGGCATCCTGCCGATGACCGAACCCCAGACCCGCCTGGTGCTCGAAGCGCCGGGCGGTCTGATCGAAGCCGTGGCCGACTGCCGCGACGGCAAGGTGCAACGGGTCGAGATCAAGAACGTGCCCTCCTTCGCCGACCGCCTCGATGCCTGGATCGAAGTTGAAGGCCTGGGCTCCCTGCAGGTGGACACCGCTTATGGCGGCGACAGCTTTGTCATCGTCGACGCCCAACGCCTGGGCTTTGCCATTCGCCCCGACGAGGCCGCCGAGCTGGTGGCCGTGGGCTTGAAGATCACCCGCGCCGCCAACGAACAATTGGGCTTCGTGCATCCGCTGAACCCCGACTGGTCGCACATCTCGTTCTGCCAGATCGCCGCGCCCATCGTCCAGGAAAACGGCATCGCCACCGGCGCCAATGCCGTGGTGATCCAGCCCGGCAAGATCGACCGTTCTCCCACCGGCACCGGTTGCTCGGCACGTATGGCGGTGCTGCACGCCAAGGGCTTGATGCAGGTCGGCGAGCGTTTTATCGGCCGCTCGATCATCGGCTCCGAATTCCACTGCCGCATCGACTCTTTGACCGACGTGGCCGGACGCCCGGCGATCTACCCGTGCATCGCCGGACGGGCGTGGATCACCGGGACCCATCAGCTGTTGCTCGACCCGGCCGATCCGTGGCCCCAGGGCTATCGGCTTTCGGACACCTGGCCTGGCGCATGA
- a CDS encoding amino acid ABC transporter permease: MFSTSLSVNDLLYLLEGAWVTLQLTVWSILLGTLAGLLFGLLRALLPRASLPLAWLLDVFRSVPLLIQFVLFNSLKSIAGLNLSAFAVGCIVLGVYAAAYFTEIVRGGVLAVPSSTRRASRSLGLSYVQDLRFIVLPIATRVAFPGWLNLVLGVMKDTALVMWIGIVELLRASQTIVTRIQEPLLVLCIAGLIYYVMSLVVARLGARLERRWQEND; this comes from the coding sequence ATGTTCTCTACAAGCCTCAGCGTTAACGACCTGCTGTATTTGCTCGAAGGGGCCTGGGTCACGCTGCAACTGACCGTCTGGTCGATCCTTTTGGGCACCCTGGCCGGGTTGCTGTTCGGTCTGTTGCGGGCGTTGTTGCCACGGGCCAGCCTGCCGTTGGCCTGGTTGCTGGACGTGTTCCGCAGCGTGCCGCTGCTGATCCAGTTTGTGCTGTTCAACTCGCTCAAGAGCATCGCCGGCCTGAACCTCAGCGCCTTCGCCGTCGGTTGCATCGTCCTCGGCGTCTATGCCGCGGCGTACTTCACCGAGATCGTCCGCGGTGGCGTGCTGGCGGTGCCGTCGAGCACCCGTCGAGCCAGTCGGTCGCTGGGCCTGAGCTATGTGCAGGACCTGCGCTTCATCGTCCTGCCGATTGCCACGCGGGTGGCGTTTCCCGGCTGGCTGAACCTGGTGCTGGGCGTGATGAAGGACACCGCGCTGGTGATGTGGATCGGCATCGTTGAATTGCTGCGGGCATCGCAAACCATCGTCACGCGCATTCAGGAACCCCTGCTGGTGCTGTGCATCGCGGGCCTCATTTACTACGTCATGAGCCTGGTGGTCGCCCGCCTTGGCGCACGCCTGGAAAGAAGGTGGCAGGAAAATGATTGA
- a CDS encoding 2,3-butanediol dehydrogenase, with the protein MRAAVWHGRNDIRVEDVPLPVSPPAGWVQIRVQWCGICGSDLHEYVAGPVFIPVDAPHPLTGIKGQCILGHEFCGEIVELGAGVEGFSVGEPVAADACQHCGTCYYCTHGLYNICENLAFTGLMNNGAFAELVNVPANLLYKLPADFPAEAGALIEPLAVGMHAVKKAGSLLGQNVVVVGAGTIGLCTIMCAKAAGAAQVIALEMSGARKAKALEVGASHVIDPNECDALAEVRRLTGGLGADVSFECIGNKHTAKLAIDLIRKAGKCVLVGIFEEPSQFNFFELVSTEKQVLGALAYNGEFADVIAFIADGRLDISPLVTGRIQLEEIVGQGFEELVNNKEHNVKIIVSPARI; encoded by the coding sequence ATGCGCGCCGCTGTCTGGCATGGCCGCAACGACATCCGCGTCGAAGACGTGCCACTGCCGGTTTCGCCGCCCGCCGGTTGGGTGCAGATCCGTGTGCAATGGTGCGGAATCTGCGGTTCCGACCTGCATGAATACGTGGCCGGGCCGGTGTTCATCCCGGTGGACGCGCCACACCCGCTGACCGGGATCAAGGGCCAGTGCATCCTCGGTCATGAGTTCTGCGGCGAAATCGTCGAACTGGGCGCCGGTGTCGAAGGCTTCAGTGTCGGTGAACCGGTGGCGGCGGACGCCTGCCAGCACTGCGGCACCTGCTATTACTGCACCCACGGGCTCTACAACATCTGCGAGAACCTGGCCTTCACCGGGCTGATGAACAACGGTGCGTTCGCGGAACTGGTCAACGTGCCAGCCAATCTGCTCTACAAACTGCCCGCCGATTTCCCTGCCGAGGCCGGTGCGCTGATCGAGCCGTTGGCGGTGGGTATGCATGCGGTGAAAAAAGCCGGGAGCCTGCTGGGCCAGAACGTGGTGGTGGTCGGCGCCGGGACCATCGGCCTGTGCACCATCATGTGCGCCAAGGCCGCCGGGGCGGCCCAGGTGATCGCCCTGGAAATGTCCGGCGCCCGCAAGGCCAAGGCCCTGGAAGTCGGGGCCAGTCATGTGATCGATCCGAACGAATGCGACGCCCTGGCCGAAGTCCGCCGCCTGACCGGTGGCCTGGGGGCCGATGTCAGTTTCGAATGCATCGGCAACAAGCACACCGCCAAACTGGCCATCGACTTGATCCGCAAGGCCGGCAAATGTGTGTTGGTGGGCATTTTCGAGGAACCCAGCCAATTCAATTTCTTCGAACTGGTCTCCACCGAAAAACAGGTGCTCGGTGCGCTGGCCTACAATGGTGAATTCGCCGATGTGATTGCCTTCATTGCCGATGGGCGCTTGGACATCTCGCCGCTGGTGACCGGGCGCATCCAGTTGGAGGAGATCGTCGGGCAGGGCTTCGAGGAACTGGTGAACAACAAGGAACACAACGTGAAGATCATCGTGTCTCCTGCACGGATCTGA
- a CDS encoding amino acid ABC transporter ATP-binding protein: MIEIENVHKSFGDLEVVKGVSLTVDKGEVVSIIGGSGSGKSTLLMCINGLEPIQKGNIRVDGIEVHDRATDLNRLRQKIGIVFQQWNAFPHLTVLENVMLAPRKVLGKSKQDAEALAVQQLEHVGLGDKLKAFPGKLSGGQQQRMAIARALAMSPDYMLFDEATSALDPQLVGEVLDTMRMLAEDGMTMVLVTHEIRFARDVSDRVAFFCNGRVHEIGPPDQVIGNPMQPETAAFLKSVK; encoded by the coding sequence ATGATTGAGATCGAAAACGTGCACAAATCCTTCGGTGACCTGGAAGTGGTCAAGGGTGTGAGCCTGACGGTGGACAAGGGCGAAGTGGTGTCGATCATCGGCGGTTCCGGCTCCGGTAAGTCGACCCTGCTGATGTGCATCAACGGCCTGGAACCGATCCAGAAAGGCAACATTCGCGTGGACGGCATCGAGGTCCATGACCGCGCCACCGACCTCAATCGCCTGCGGCAGAAGATCGGCATCGTGTTCCAGCAATGGAACGCCTTCCCTCACTTGACCGTGCTGGAAAACGTGATGCTGGCGCCGCGCAAGGTGTTGGGCAAAAGCAAGCAGGACGCCGAAGCACTGGCGGTGCAACAGCTTGAGCACGTGGGCCTGGGGGACAAGCTCAAGGCCTTCCCAGGCAAGCTTTCCGGCGGCCAGCAACAACGCATGGCCATCGCCCGAGCGCTGGCGATGTCACCGGACTACATGCTCTTCGACGAAGCCACTTCGGCCCTGGACCCGCAACTGGTGGGTGAAGTACTGGACACCATGCGCATGCTCGCCGAAGACGGCATGACCATGGTGCTGGTGACCCACGAGATCCGCTTCGCCCGGGACGTGTCCGACCGCGTGGCGTTCTTTTGCAATGGCCGGGTCCATGAGATCGGCCCGCCGGACCAGGTGATTGGCAACCCGATGCAGCCCGAGACGGCGGCGTTTCTCAAGTCGGTGAAATAG
- a CDS encoding amino acid ABC transporter permease, whose product MFDYSFQWRPALRALPDMLAGAWVTFETAALSMIFGVLIALVLTVMRQAQNRLLRGVGNGWVSIARNTPSLFQIYILYFGLGSLGLHVSSWLALLAGITFNNAGYLAENFRGGLKAVPGTQMRAARSLGMSAFQAYRMIIVPQLLRIVFYPLTNQMVWAVLMTSLGVVVGLNNDLTGVTQEYNVKTFRTFEYFALAAVLYYLIAKLIVGLARLLSWRLFRY is encoded by the coding sequence ATGTTTGACTACAGCTTCCAATGGCGCCCGGCCTTGCGTGCGCTGCCCGACATGCTCGCCGGGGCCTGGGTGACGTTCGAGACCGCTGCGCTGTCGATGATTTTCGGCGTACTGATCGCCCTGGTGCTGACGGTAATGCGCCAGGCCCAGAATCGCTTGCTGCGGGGCGTGGGCAATGGCTGGGTGTCCATCGCCCGCAACACGCCCTCGCTGTTCCAGATCTACATCCTCTACTTCGGCCTCGGCTCCCTCGGGCTGCACGTCAGCTCCTGGCTGGCCTTGCTGGCCGGGATCACCTTCAACAACGCCGGCTACCTGGCGGAAAACTTTCGCGGCGGTCTCAAGGCCGTGCCCGGTACGCAAATGCGCGCCGCCCGCTCCTTGGGGATGAGCGCCTTCCAGGCGTACCGGATGATCATCGTCCCGCAACTGTTGCGCATCGTGTTCTACCCGTTGACCAACCAGATGGTCTGGGCGGTGTTGATGACGTCCCTGGGCGTGGTCGTCGGCCTGAACAACGACCTCACCGGTGTCACCCAGGAATACAACGTCAAGACCTTCCGCACCTTCGAATACTTCGCCCTCGCGGCGGTGCTGTATTACCTGATCGCCAAGCTGATCGTCGGGTTGGCCCGGCTGTTGTCCTGGCGGCTGTTTCGGTATTGA
- a CDS encoding DinB family protein — MNYFLAQALNNRWANHRLLGACTQLSEADYTAPRTGFFPSIQATLCHILEVDRYYLTALEGDRDGQIKDFSETLAFAQLKQSQTQTDQRLVAFCEALRETDLARCVDLVRADGVVRECIDRLLLHLFEHQIHHRGQVHSMLSATAIKPPQLDEFFLDCDRTFRQEEEQQLQLNERTVWQGYRLD, encoded by the coding sequence ATGAATTACTTCCTGGCCCAGGCCCTGAACAACCGATGGGCCAACCACAGACTGCTCGGCGCCTGCACGCAGCTGAGCGAGGCAGACTACACGGCGCCGCGCACGGGGTTCTTCCCGTCCATCCAAGCCACGCTGTGCCACATCCTGGAAGTGGACCGTTATTACCTCACCGCTCTGGAAGGCGACCGGGACGGCCAGATAAAGGACTTTTCTGAAACCCTGGCCTTTGCCCAACTGAAGCAAAGCCAAACCCAAACCGACCAGCGGCTGGTGGCGTTCTGCGAAGCCCTGCGGGAAACAGACCTCGCCCGCTGCGTCGACCTGGTGCGGGCCGACGGTGTCGTGCGCGAGTGCATCGACCGGCTGCTGTTGCACCTGTTCGAACATCAGATCCATCACCGCGGCCAGGTGCATTCGATGCTCAGCGCTACCGCCATCAAACCACCGCAGCTTGATGAGTTCTTCCTTGATTGCGACCGTACGTTTCGGCAAGAAGAAGAGCAGCAACTGCAACTCAACGAAAGGACCGTCTGGCAAGGCTATCGGCTGGACTGA
- a CDS encoding acetoin dehydrogenase dihydrolipoyllysine-residue acetyltransferase subunit, translating to MSQIHTLTMPKWGLSMTEGRVDAWLKEEGQVITKGDEVMDVETDKISSSVEAPFSGVLRRQIARQDETLAVGALLGIVVDGEASDAEIDAVIEQFQSTFVPGDTADEDSGPKPQKVELDGRLIRYFERGEGGTPLLLVHGFGGDLNNWLFNHEALAAGRRVIALDLPGHGESGKVLQRGDLDELSGVVLALLDHLDINAVHLVGHSMGGAVSLNTARLAPRRVRSLTLIGSAGLGSEINGSYLQGFVEAANRNALKPQLVQLFSNAELVNRQMLDDMLKYKRLEGVDAALQQLSSRLFADGRQQTDLREVVQAGQVPTLVVWGSDDAIIPVTHSEGLSAQVEVLPGQGHMVQMEAAEQVNSLILAFIQQH from the coding sequence ATGAGCCAGATTCATACCTTGACCATGCCCAAGTGGGGCCTGTCGATGACCGAGGGCCGGGTCGATGCCTGGCTCAAGGAGGAGGGCCAGGTCATCACCAAGGGCGATGAAGTGATGGACGTCGAGACCGACAAGATCTCCAGCAGCGTCGAAGCGCCGTTTTCCGGAGTCCTGCGCCGCCAGATCGCCCGGCAGGACGAAACCCTGGCGGTCGGCGCCTTGCTCGGTATCGTGGTCGACGGCGAAGCCAGCGATGCCGAGATCGACGCGGTCATCGAACAGTTCCAATCGACCTTTGTGCCTGGCGACACGGCCGACGAAGACAGTGGGCCGAAACCGCAGAAAGTCGAATTGGATGGCCGCTTGATCCGCTATTTCGAGCGCGGCGAGGGCGGTACGCCGTTGTTGCTGGTGCATGGTTTCGGCGGCGACTTGAACAACTGGTTGTTCAACCATGAGGCGTTGGCGGCCGGGCGCCGGGTCATTGCGCTGGACCTGCCGGGCCATGGTGAGTCCGGCAAGGTCTTGCAACGGGGCGATCTGGATGAGTTGAGCGGCGTGGTGCTGGCCTTGCTCGATCACCTGGACATCAACGCTGTGCACCTCGTCGGGCATTCCATGGGCGGCGCCGTGTCGCTGAACACGGCACGGCTGGCGCCCCGGCGGGTGCGTTCCCTGACCTTGATCGGCAGCGCCGGGCTGGGTTCGGAGATCAACGGCAGCTACCTGCAAGGTTTTGTCGAAGCGGCCAACCGCAACGCCCTCAAGCCGCAACTGGTGCAACTGTTTTCCAATGCCGAACTGGTCAACCGGCAAATGCTTGACGACATGCTCAAGTACAAGCGCCTGGAGGGAGTGGACGCCGCGTTGCAACAGCTGTCCTCGAGGTTATTCGCCGATGGCCGCCAGCAAACCGACCTGCGCGAAGTGGTACAGGCCGGCCAGGTGCCGACCCTGGTGGTCTGGGGCAGCGACGACGCGATCATTCCAGTGACCCACAGCGAAGGATTGAGCGCACAGGTCGAGGTGCTGCCCGGTCAGGGCCACATGGTGCAGATGGAAGCGGCCGAACAGGTCAACTCGTTGATCCTGGCATTCATTCAGCAGCACTGA
- a CDS encoding dihydrodipicolinate synthase family protein: MSKRINWSGVFPAVTTQFNDDFSINLEKTHQVISNVIRDGVSGLVVCGSVGENTSLSAEEKIAVTEVAVDASRGRVPVICGVAEFTSVQAAKVANAVRKVGVDGVMLMPALVYGSKPFETAEHFRYVARHADVPLMVYNNPPIYKNDVTPDILISLADCDNVVCFKDSSGDTRRFIDVRNEVGDRFVLFAGLDDVVLESLAVGAEGWVSGMSNVFPQEGETIFRLARAGRFAEAMPIYEWLMPILHLDARADLVQCIKLCEAIAGRGSALTRPPRLALPEEDRLYVEQIMAKAMANRPVLPDVGL; this comes from the coding sequence ATGAGCAAACGCATCAACTGGAGCGGCGTCTTCCCTGCCGTCACCACCCAATTCAACGATGACTTTTCCATCAATCTGGAAAAAACCCACCAGGTGATTTCCAACGTCATCCGTGATGGCGTTTCCGGCCTGGTGGTCTGCGGATCGGTGGGGGAAAACACCTCCTTGAGCGCCGAAGAAAAAATCGCCGTGACTGAAGTGGCGGTAGACGCCTCTCGCGGCCGCGTGCCGGTGATCTGCGGCGTGGCCGAGTTCACCAGCGTGCAGGCCGCCAAGGTCGCCAACGCGGTGCGCAAGGTGGGCGTCGACGGGGTGATGCTGATGCCGGCGCTGGTCTACGGCTCCAAGCCCTTCGAGACCGCCGAGCATTTCCGCTACGTGGCCCGCCACGCCGATGTGCCGCTGATGGTCTACAACAACCCGCCGATCTACAAGAATGACGTGACACCGGACATCCTGATTTCCTTGGCCGATTGCGACAACGTGGTGTGTTTCAAGGATTCCTCCGGTGATACCCGGCGCTTCATCGACGTGCGCAACGAAGTCGGCGACCGTTTTGTGTTGTTCGCAGGCCTCGATGACGTAGTGCTGGAAAGCCTTGCCGTGGGGGCCGAAGGTTGGGTCTCGGGCATGTCCAACGTGTTCCCGCAGGAAGGCGAGACCATTTTCCGCCTGGCCCGCGCCGGACGCTTCGCCGAGGCGATGCCGATCTACGAATGGCTGATGCCGATCCTGCACCTGGACGCCCGCGCCGATCTGGTGCAATGCATCAAGCTGTGCGAAGCCATCGCCGGTCGCGGCAGCGCCCTCACCCGCCCACCGCGCCTGGCCTTGCCAGAGGAAGACCGGCTGTACGTGGAACAGATCATGGCCAAGGCCATGGCCAATCGGCCGGTGTTGCCGGATGTGGGGCTTTAA